TGCTTCCTGATTCATCATATGAGCAAACGTGCCTTCATTTCCGGCAATATGTTCAGCCATTGCTTTCGATGCATCATTACCTGACTGAATAATAATACCGCGGAGCATTTCTAGAACAGTCGCTGTACCGTTTAAAGGGACATACATACATGATTCAGAACTACTTCCTTTACACCACGCAGACTCGTTCATACGAACCTGCTCATTTTCAGTCAGTTCACCTTTTAATAATTTTTGTTCAATGATGTAACTGGTCATCATTTTTGTCATAGAAGCAGGTGCAAGCTTTTCGTTTTCATTTTTAGAAGCGAGAATTTGTCCTGTCTCATAATCCATTAATACATAAGACTTATTATTTAATTCTGGCGGAGCTGATAAGACAGTTGCTGCATAAGAAAAACTTGGTAAGAGGAGTAGTGCAGCAATAGCGCTTTTTCGAGTCATTCTAGGTAATTCCAATATCTTGTATGAAGCAGAAGAGCCTAGCATTTTAGGATAAAGCAAAGCCGACTTCTATGGGGGAAGTCGGCTTTTTCAAACAGTATTGTAACTCAAGAGTTTTTTACTAATTTAGTTTTGCGATTGATATGCTTTCACGTCTTGGCAAACTAAAGTGTTTTGCTCATCACCCGCAGCTTTTGCATCTTTACGCGCTTCTTTTAAGTATTTTTTGAAACCTTTGTCTTTGCTACGTTTTTCTAATGCAGAAACGGCATCCGCTTCATTTGGTAGATAGTCTTTCACTAAGCGTTCATAGCCTTGAGCAAAATCGGTATCTTTTTTACCAATCAAACTTGGGCAAATTTCAGAAAGTACTTGAATTGCAGCTAATTCTTCAGGAGTTGTGCCTTGTTGTGGAGTCACTTCAACAACATTTTCATTTTCGGTTTTCTTCTCAGTTGTTTTCTTCTTATCAGCAGCGAAACCAACTGTTGCCATGCTCATAAGTAAAACCAAAGAGAGCGATTGAACTAAGCTTTTCTTCATAAACATCGATAACTCAAAATAAAATTTTTAAATATGCGGTTAGCTTAACCAATTTAGATTTTAAAAAAATGGAAAAAATGTATTGTTATGTTGGTTTTCTGCTTAATACCAAGCAGAAAACCAAAAATGAATAAATCTCTATATCTAAAAATAGCAAGATCATTCTTTATAATTGACGATCTCTTCGCAGAGCTCATGTTGTTCATGATGGTCCATTTGTTTTGCCGCAAGACGTGCTTCATTTAATAGAGTTTTAAACTCAGCATCGTTTTGTAGAGTATTTAAGGTCATTGATTTATTTGAATAACCACTTAGATACATTGCAATAATTTTTTGAGCATTTGATTCAAGCTTTTTATTTTTTGCGACGAAAGCTGGGCAGATTTCCTGTAAAACTTGCGTTGCGGCAATGTCATCTTTAATTAAGCTATCAGCCTCTTGTGTTGAGATATCCTCATCTGCAAAAACCGCTTGCGTACACAATGTGATACTGATCCCCAATACTTGAAAAAAAGGAGCGAAAGTTTTCATTTTTTCACAATTTTATAATGCTATGGAGGCATAAATATATATAATTCAACAAATAATTCAATTGTGAAAACCTTTAGGTTTATTTGTAGAGAAAGATTTTAGTGAATATTTTAATTGCGAATGATGATGGTGTTTTTGCGCCAGGTATACAGGCTTTAGCTGAAGCATTAAGACCGCTTGGACGCGTGGTTGTGGTTGCACCGGAAAGTGAAAGAAGTGGTTTCTCTAGTGCATTAACATTGGATCGACCATTACGCCCAATTCAAATTGCCGAAGATGTCTGGGCAGTAAACGGTACACCAGCAGATTGTGTTTATTTATCCATGAATGGTTTGTTTGATTTTGAGTTCGATTTGGTCGTAAGCGGAATCAATAGTGGCGCAAACTTGGGTGATGACGTTTTATATTCAGGAACGGTAGGGGCTGCATTTGAAGGCCGTTTAATGAAACAACCCGCAATTGCCGTGTCTTTAGCAGGTCCTGATGTGCGTGCCTATAACAATAAAGAAGATTATGCTCAGGCAGCGCAGTGGGTACATGATTTTATCGCAAGTGGTTTACCAGCTTTGCCGCCAAGACATATCTTTAATGTCAATATTCCTGATGTGCCACAGTTAAAAGGAGCACAGATTACGTATCAAGGACGTCGTGCTCAATCTAAACCAATTACTAGTCACGTCGATCCACGAGGTCGTCAAGTTTACTGGATTGGTTTAGCAGGTGAGGCGGTTACAGATCCGCAGCGTGTTTCAAGTCAGATTCAATCTGATTTCTTTGCGGTTGCAAATGGTTATGTAAGTGTTACACCGATTCAAATGGATGCAACAAATTACGCCGTTTTAGAAGATTTACAGCTCAGTTTGAGTCAATAATCTGCTTCAAATGTTATAACTTTGTGAATAAAGAAAAAGAGGAACGTGTTTCCTCTTACTTTTTTGGTACTCTTAGCCGAAATGATTTGTAGCATTTAGTGAGGGAGATCAATGCATTTAATTGGGCAACAAAGCAGAGTGCATATCCAAAAAGACAAAATAATGAAAATTATGATGTTGTCTATAGCAGTAGGCTTTACTGCGGTTATGGCGGGATGTGCTTCTAAACCACAAATTAATAATAGTTCTCGCTATGCAATGGCCCCTAACTATTACACAGTTCGTTCAGGTGATACTTTAAGTGGTATCGCAATGCGTTATGGTCTGGACTATATCAGTATTGCCGAAATGAATGATATTCCTGCACCATATCGTATTTATGTTAATCAGTCTTTGCGTTTGAAGAAAGGTTCTTCACCAAGAACGGTATCTACACAAGTTATGGCGCAGCCTGAGCAAATCAAGCGTCAAACGATTGCTTTACCAACTACACAACCTGTTACCCCAGTAACTCCGCCTGCAACGACTGCACCGTCAACAAATACGACAGTGACTTCGGTTGCACCAAATTCTAGCTTACGCTGGATAAAACCGACCAATGGACCCGTGATTCAAGGCTTTAATTTGGCAAATAATGTCAAAGGAATCCGTTATGGTGGAAATCAGGGCGATCCTATTTATGCCGCAGCGGATGGTCAAGTTGTCTACGCAGCCGATGGCTTAAAAGAATACGGTAATCTGGTTTTAATTAAGCATATTGATGGTTATATCAGTGCCTATGCTCACAATAGCAAGATGTTGGTGAAAAGCGGTGACAATGTAACTGCTGGACAAAAAATTGCCGAAATGGGTTCTACTGGGGCATCTCAGGTCATGCTTGAGTTCCAGATCCGTCTGGATGGAAAACCAATTAATCCTATAAATCTTTTACCAAAATAGCTAATGCATAAAACTTAGGTTTCCTCGTATAATATAATTGGTTGCTTTCATTACAACAATAAGCATTTTTTTATAAATTTAGAATTAGATTTGAGGAAACCTATGTTAGATCAGCTTCGTGCGATGGGTGTTTTTGCTTGTGTGGTTGAAAAAAGTTCATTCAGTGGTGCGGCACGTGAATTAGGAATTACAACAAGTGCGGTGAGCCAGCAGATTCGCTCCCTTGAGCATGAAATGGACGTAATTCTATTACACCGTTCCACTCGTAAACTTAGTTTGACAGAAGCCGGACAGGCTTTTTTTTCAAGCTGTCAAGAAATGTTGGCAGCTGCTGAAAGGGGAAAAATCAGAATTAATGAATTGAGGGATGACTTAATTGGGGATTTGCGTATTGCAACAACTCCTGATTTAGCAGTTCAACACCTCATTCCTGCATTATCTCACTGGATGTCAGCTCATCGCGGTTTATCTGTGCATTTTGAAGTTGGGCATCGTTATATCGACTTAATTGAAGAACGAATTGATATTGCAGTACGCATGAGTTCTACTCCGGTAGAAGAAAGTAGCTCTGTCATTCCAATGGCTTTTGTCGATCAAATTTTAGTAGCTTCTCCAAGTTATCTAAATCAATCGAGTCCAATTGTGCATCCTCATGATTTAAGAGATCACGAGCTGTTGTCGATTAATGTAATGAATGAATCACACAATTTCCATTTTCAGCATGTAAAAACGGGTGAAACGCTTAATGTTGAAATGCAAAGCCGTTTGCAGAGCAATAATTTACAAGTTGCAAAAGCGTTATGTCAGCAAGGCCATGGAATTGCCCGAATTTTATATTTAGATGCTCAAAAAGAGTTAAAAAATGGCTCTTTGATTGAACTCATGCCTGATTGGAAATTGCCAACTTTTACGTTGTATGCAGAAGTTGCCAAGCATGATCAACAACCCATGAAAATTCAGCGCTGTGTTGAAGCACTTAAACAATATTTTAGTCAGTTAGCAGGAGGGCGAGCGATCCAAATCGTCCGCTAATTTTCTAAGACTAAAAAGGGCCTGTTTATTACAGGCCCTTTTTTATTACTTTTGTTTTAAGGTTGCAACTTCCTCTACACTTTCTTGCGGTAGATCTTCTGCAGTAAGTTCTTCATGCTTCTTAATTTTTTTCTTATTTTTCTTTTTCTTTTTTGGTTCCTCTTCAACTTCAGCACCATCTTCAATCGCTTGCCAGTACTCAAGTTGTTCCATTACGGCCGCATAAATTGAATGTTTGCTGTATTTACCTTTTTTATCAAGTGTACCTACTGGGCGAGCCATTAAGATTTCAAGTGCCTGATCAATCGTGTCAATCGCATGAATATGGAATTGGCCGCTTCGAACAGCATCGATTACATCTTGGCGTAACATTAAATGCTGCATGTTTTGACGAGGAATAATGACACCTTGCTTACCCGTTAGCCCTTGTAATTTACAAGCATCATAGAAGCCTTCAATCTTTGCATTTACACCCCCAATTGGCTGAACTTGTCCTAACTGGTTCATTGATCCAGTAATTGCCCAAGATTGATCAATTGGTAACTGGCTAATTGCAGAAATCAATGCTGAAAGCTCAGCTACAGTTGCGCTATCACCATCGACTTGGCCGTAGCTTTGTTCAAATGCAAGCGCAGCAGAGAAGTGCAAAATTTGTTCACGACCAAAGTGAGCTTTTAAGAAGCTAGACATCAGCAACACGCCTTTGGCATGCAGTGAGCCCCCGAGCTCTACACTACGCTCAATATCAAGAATATCACCGCCACCTTGATAAACAGATGCCGTCAAACGTGAAGGTAAACCAAATTCAACATCTGCATAATGAATAACGGAGAGGGCATTGATCTGACCTAGACGGTAACCTGAAGTCTCAATTAATTGAGTACCACGAGAAAGATCTTGCCAGTAAAGCTCTCTTAAATAGCCTAAGCGATATTGTCGGTGTTGTAGCGCTAGGTTGATATGTTGTTCAGTAACGATCTTATCATCAGCTTTAAACGCATGGTGATGTGCTTCTCGAATGAGATCACCCAAAGTAGAAGCATGCAATGATAATGAGCTTTGATCTTCTGCTTGTCGGCTAGAATCAGTTAATAGAGCAGCCAAAGCACTACGGTCAAACGGTAATAATTTATCGGCTTGTACGTAGTCAGCAATCAACTGCATATAAGCTTGTTCATTGGTTTCGTTACGTTGCAGGGTATCGGTAAAATCTGCACGAATTTTAAAGACACTGCCAAGCTCTGGTTCTAACTCCAAAATTTCATAATAAATTTCAGGCTCAGCCATTAAAATCACTTTAATGTCGAGTGGGATTGCCGCCGGTTCAATCGAAATGCTGCCTGTTAAGGTGAGCATGTGTTCGAGTGAAGACAATCTAAGCTGTCCAGATTTAAGAGCGCGTTTTAAACCTTGCCACGCATAAGGTTGTTCTAATAACTGCTCCGCCTCCAGCATTAAAAAACCACCATTGGCTTGATGCAAAGAACCAGGACGAATTAAGGTGAAATCTGTGGTAATTGTGCCGTTATGAGTGAGCTGTTCAACATGACCTAGCAAATTATAATGCGTTGGAAAATCTTCAAAGATAACAGGAGCGCCACTGTTTGGCTTGTTCGCTACAATTACATTGGCTTGATAACGTGCGGGTACACGATTGAACATTGAAGGAGCAAAGTCGTCTTCATCTTGTTCTAAAATTAGTTCAACATTCTCAATAATATCTTGAGCATATTGTTTTAAATAATCTTCAAGCCCTTTAACCTGACCATATTTATTTAAAATAAGGTCCATTCTTGGCATAACGACTTGTGTTGCAATATCGCGATTTAAAACAGATACTTTGTCGCGAGCATCATCTTCTAAATCACCTAAATGTAAGCCAAGACGTTCCAGCTTTTTATCCATGTAGCGGATATTGGCTGCAATTTCGGCACGTTGCTTACTATTAAGTGCATCAATTTCTGTTTGGGTGAGCTCTTGAACCTGATCATCTTTTAACTGCACAGGTACAAAGCCATGCTTTTCATTGCGAGAGATGAGTTTTAAGTCGAGCTCTTCGCCTTCTTTGGTTAACTCGACAAGCGCTTCTTGCTGCTCATCTCCAGTTTCCTGACGAATTCTTTCAATACGATTATGGTAAGTCTCGGCGCTAAAACGACGTTCGAGCTGTTTTAAAATAATTTGCCAAGCTTGATGAAGTGCTTGTTGAAACTTTGTTCCTTGACCCGCTGGAAAACGCAGCGCAATCGGTTGACGTGCTTGTTTAAAATTATAGACATACACCCAGTCATCAGGTGTTGGCATCGTTTTGGCGTGTTGCTGTAGCAAACGTTTAATCATAGTACGTTTGCCTAAACCGGCAGTTCCTACAGCAAATATGTTATAGCCTGAATAGGGCAAAGAAATTCCTGCCTCTACAGATGCTTTAGCACGATCTTGACCTAAAAAGTTATTAAGCGGTTTGATGCGTTTGGTTGAAGCTGGAATTTTTTCAAAATCTGGAATATGTGTTAGTTGTTCGGGTTTTAAGGCTGTCTTATCTAAGGTCATTTTTATATCAGGTTGCTCAAAAGCTGAAGGAAATGCATTTACTGTGACGTTTGTGGTGTTTGTTTTAGCGAGTGATAAAGTTGAGATAGTCACTTGATCAAGTTTTTGTGTCACTGTTGATATCCAGCAAAAGAAAACGAAGGTTGAAGCTTAAAGGTATACAGGTTTAGCATAAAATATCAAGCAAACTTGCCGTTTTTATCGCCAAAACAAAATTGATTGCATAAAGAATCTTGAAAGCAATTGTAAGAAGAGTTTGAATAGGCACATTTATAATTTATGGAAAATAAAAAACGAATGACCACACAAGCTTCGGGTTGGGTCTCGGCTTTTAAAGCATTTTTAGATCGCCGTGCATTAATTATGCTGTTTCTGGGTTTTTCTGCCGGAATTCCAATTTTATTAATTTTCTCAAGCCTTTCTTTATGGCTTGGTGAGGCGGGCATTGATAAAAGTGCAGTCACTTTTTTTAGCTGGGCGGCTCTTGGTTACTCTTTTAAATTCGTATGGGCTCCTCTTATTGATGAGCTACCTGTGCCAGTCTTAACCAAGATGTTAGGCCGAAGACGAGCTTGGTTATTGATTGCACAGTGTTTGATCGTTTTGGCTATTTGTATTATGGCTTTCTCTGATCCTGCTTTAGGTCAAAGTTATCTTGTTCAAATGGCGGTAGGTGCGGTATTACTTGGTTTCTCGGCAGCGACCCAAGATATTGTAATTGATGCTTACCGTATTGAATTAGCAGAAACAGAAATGCAAACGGTATTGGCATCTACCTATAATGCGGGTTACCGAATTGGGATGATTGTGGCTGGAGCGGGAGCATTATTTTTAGCTGCCCACTTGGGAACGGCTAAAGGTAATTACATTTACGAAGCTTGGAAAACGACTTACCTAACTATGGCCGCCGTGATGTTGGTGGGTATTGTAACGACTCTGCTTGTTCGTGAACCTCAGGTAAATCGTGTTTATAAAAACTATAAGAGTAGTGATTACTACCGTTTGGTTATCGTATTTTTTATTGCCGTTATTTCATTCGTAGTGACTTATATTTATTCGGGGCAAGTTACCGAAGCAATTTCACAAGCTGGCAATATTAAAGACAGTGCTGCATTATTTGGCTTAGAAGCACTAAGATTTTTAACAGCAACTGGGGCAGCTATTTTTGTGGGCTACCTACTCGTTAAAATCGGTGTGGTTAACCAGCAAATGGCTAAAGAGACGTGGATTGCACCAATTCTTGATTTCTTTAAACGTTATGGTGTCAAGCTTGCATTAGTGTTGTTGCTACTTATTGGTTTCTTCCGTATTTCAGATATTATTGCTGGCGTCATCTCTAATGTGTTTTACCAAGACCTAAACTTTAGTAAAGAACAAATTGCAGAAGCAGTAAAAATCTATGGTGTGTTATTTAGTTTAGTCGGCGGTTTCTTAGGCGGACTTCTAGCACAGCGCATCAACATTATGAAGCTCATGTTTGTTGGTGCTGTTTTGGCAAGCTCTACCAATTTAATTTTTATTGGACTGGTAAAATCTGGTCAGCCTTTAGATATGGTAGACGTAAAAGTTGGTGGACATAGCTATCAAGTCAAGCCAGATGAAGTCGGGTTATGGAAATTAGAAGTCCCAAGCTCTGCTTTTAGCGGAACAAAACAAATCGAAGTAAAAGCTGCTTATGCTGCACAAACTGATGTAGCACCTGTCATCCGTACTCAGCCATTACTTACGGCTGAGTCAGCTAAATTACCTCTACAAATTTTACCTGTCATGGGGAATGATCAGGTTTCACTTAAAGAGGGAGAGGGAAGTGTTGTCGTCCGTGGACAATATTTTGGTCAAGCTTTAACTCCTACCCAAAAAATTATTATTAGTCTTGATGGGCAAAATTTTGATGCAAAAATGACTGATCAAAAAGGTGTTTTTAGTGCAGCCATTGATGCGAAAAAATTAGTCGCATCGACTAGTAAAGAGCTTCATGTAGCTGTAATAGAGGGTGAACAAAAAATACTTTCTGCATCTCATCCATATGCTGTTAACCCAAATCTAAAAGCACCAAGTGAACTTGATGTGAATATTGAGCCGATATCGTATATTGATCCGCTTTCTGGTCAAACAGTTGAAATTAGCGGTAAGGTCATTAAACCATATAGTTCTTTATGGCTTTATTTTGCCATTATTGTCGATAATTTGGCTTCTGGTTTGGCTGGTGCAGCATTTATTGCATTCCTTTCAAGTTTAACCAGTGTTTCGTTCACAGCTGTTCAATATGCAATCTTTAGTTCACTCATGACACTTACACCAAAACTTTTGGGTGGATATTCAGGTACCATAGTGAGTAATATTGGTTACCCAAAATTCTTTTTGATGACAACTCTTATTGGTATTCCAATCTTGATCTTAGTGGTTTGGGTTGGAAAACTGCTAAAAGATCATCAAGCACATGAATCAGAAAAGGCAGGTGAATAGACATGCGAATGCTTCATACAATGTTGCGAGTAGGCAATCTAGAACAATCTTTAAAGTTCTATACCGAAGTATTAGGGATGAAGTTACTTCGTAAGCGTGATTATGAAGAAGGGCGCTTTACACTGGCATTTGTTGGCTATGGCCATGAAGAAACCAATACCGTGCTTGAGCTTACTCATAACTGGGATACATCAAGTTATGATTTAGGCAATGCTTATGGTCATATTGCCATTGGTGTTGATGATGCTTACAAAGCGTGTGAAGAAATTAAAGCACGTGGTGGCAAAGTTGTGCGTGAAGCGGGTCCAATGAAAGGTGGTGTTACCGTGATCGCATTTGTTGAAGATCCGGACGGCTATAAAGTCGAATTGATTCAACAAGATGCTAATGCAACAAATAACTAAAAATTGACTGTGATGCTTTAAGATTTAGTTCTTAAAAGTCTAGCTTTATTTTTTTAGCCCAGTATGATGAAGGCTTGACCAAATGGTCAATTTATCAACTGGGTTTTTTATTTATCTAAAATAATCATAGGATATGGCTATGCTGAAGTTATTGGCGCTTGATCGATTTACAATTTTATTGGTTGGAATGGTACTACTCGCAACATTCTTTCCAGTCAGTGGTCAAGCTGCACAATATTTCAATACACTGACCACAGTCGCGATTGCAATTTTATTCTTTTTACATGGTGCGAAACTATCAAGAGAGGCGGTGATTGAAGGCATTTTGCATTGGAAAATGCATGTACTTGTCTTTGCATTTACTTTCTTTATTTTTCCAGTAATTGGTTTATTGGCTAAGCCAATTCTGTTACCTCTATTAGGTCAACAGTTGTACTGGGGTTTTTTGTTTATGTGCTTTTTGCCCTCTACAGTTCAATCTTCTATTGCATTTACATCAGTGGCAAAAGGGAATGTGGCTGGAGCGGTGTGTAGTGCATCTTTTTCCAATTTGATTGGTATGTTTATTACACCAGTATTGGTGAGCTTTTTTATTTTAGGTCAAAGCCAACATGGGTTCGATCCAACAGCTTCAATTATACAAATTACATTATTACTGTTAGTACCATTTATTTTAGGTCAATTATTACGCCCTTATATTTTCCCTTATATGGCAAAAGTTCCAAGTATTGTTAAAGCATTCGATCAAGGTTCAATTTTGATGGTGGTGTATGGTGCATTTAGTGGGGCTGTGGTTGCAGGGCTTTGGCATCAAGTGAGCTGGAAAACTTTACTCATTCTCACAATTGCATGTTCAGTGCTTTTAACGGTCATTATGCTATTAGCACTTTACCTACCGCGTGCTTTAGGTTTTAACCGAGCAGATCAAGTCACGGTTTTCTTTTGTAGTTCAAAAAAGACTTTGGCAAGTGGTGTTCCAATGGCGCAAATCTTATTTATTGGTCAGCCTTTAGGTATGATTGTGTTACCTATTATGATCTTTCACCAAATCCAATTAATGGTGTGTGGGGTGATCGCAAATTACTGGGCTAAATCGAAAGATTAATTCGCAAAAAGAAATTATTTGATGTATAATGTTGCCCACTTGTTGTGCTTAGCTCTAACCCTAGAGGTTTCGGTGGGCCAAAAGAATGGTCTGTTGTGGTGTTGATCTGCTCATTTTGAGCCTGTCCTCAACTGAAGTTGAGAGTGATCAATTGCGATGACAGCTTAAGCCTTTCTTCCAATTAGGAGTAATCGACGATGCGCGCCGATATTCACCCAAAATATGAAAAATTAGTTGCAACTTGTTCTTGCGGTAACGTAATCGAAACTCGTTCTGCTTTAGGTAAAGAAACTATCTACCTTGACGTATGTTCAGCTTGCCACCCATTCTACACTGGTAAGCAAAAGAATGTAGACACTGGTGGTCGTATCGACAAATTCAAACAACGTTTTGCTGGTATGTCTCGCTCTATCAAGCGTTAATACTGCGACACGAAACAAAAAACGGGCTTTATGCCCGTTTTTTGTTTTTAGCGTACCAGCCCATTATTGGTCTTGTACGTCCGTTAAACGATCAAGTTTTTTCTGAAAATATTGGCCTTGCAAGAAACGAGCTTCTACATTCCAAGCATTTGCAAATGAGTTCATGTCATTAAGTTCACTCAGTAAAATCCCGACTGGTTTTACAGTCAAATAGTTCAGAACCTTTTCTTGTAAGCGAACTAGCCCATCATCTGAGTTTAACAGCTCGGTTTTCTTCGATTGCAGTTTTAAATATTGAACATCAAGTTGTTGCAATATTGATTCGCTATACATAGAAGAAGAGAAATCCCGAATTGAAACTTCTGCGCCATGTTGACGTAGGCGAGCAATGTGTTGCTGGGCAATTGCAAGATGAGGCTGAATCGCTTGTTCTGAAAATTGTAAAACCAATGGGCTTTCAAGCTTGCTACCAATAATGGTGAGTAGTTTTGAAATCAACTCAGGGAATGACTTATCTTTGAGCAAGATATCAATATTCAGGTTGATAATCAGTTTAGCTTTAGGGTACTGAGTAATAAAATTATGTAGTTGCTTACACGCCTCAACCAAAATCCAGCGGTCTAATTGAATAGAAAGCTCACTGTCTTCTCTTAATTCAGCTAAGTCATTTATGTCATACCATTGTTCATCGCTAATAAAACCACTAGTCACTTCATAGTTATGAGTTTCCTGATCATGCTTGTCGTAGATCTGCTGATATTTTAAATGAATTTCACTTCGGGCTAGTTGTTGCTTTAATTGCTGTAATACAGATGATTGCAGAGGAGCATCAACGTGTTGAAGGCTTAGATCAAGCGATATAGGTGAGCTGGCAGGCTCAGCAGCGACAATATCAATCGTTGGTGCTAACTCAATTTCTGACTTTGCCTTAGGTAACTCTTGCTGATGAGTTTGATCAAGTAATTTTGTAAAGCTATCTTCATTTAAAGGTTCAGTTATTGGGGCATAACTCAGCTTAAACTGGACCGAGTAGTTAAACTCATTAATCTTTAATAAATGCTCTTTCTGCAAACTTTGCAGACTAACCAGTTGAGAGTTAAGCACACTACTGTTTTCAGCTTGTAAAACGCCAACATACGCGCCCAATTCAAGATTGAAAATCGGTATTTGTGCGTGCTCTTTTAAGAAACTTTGTAACTGGTTGAAATATTGTGCAGGGGTTTGCCAATCTTGTTGAAATACTCGTTCTGGGCACTGATTTAAGCGAAATAAAATTAATGCATTGGCTTGAGCAGGGTAGGTCGATAGATGTCGATTAATTTGTTGCCAAGCTGTTTGTACACCATCACTCTTTTCGGAAAAGAGTGTATTTGCTGGTGTTGCCAAATCCAGTTGGTAGTCAATGGTCAACTGTACGGCATCTTCTTCCTGACTAGGAATAAACTCTAGTTTTAGCGCCTTATTACCTGAAATTGCTGCATGTTGGCTTTGAATTTCAAAACGTGCCTGATCAAATTGGCCTAATGAAATTTTCTTAAATCTTTGTTTAAAAACATTTAAATCATTAGGCTGTAAAACATCTAAGATAGGCAGGCCGATAATCTCATCTTCTTGTTTAAAGCCAAAAAGGTTGAGATATTCTGTATTTGCTTTGACATGCATGCCTTCTTGAAAAAGGGCAACTGCTTTATGGCTGTTATTGACCAATGTTTGTGTATGGGAGTGAATCGTTTCTAACTCATTGGTCAGACGTTGTTCGGTTTGTAATAACTGGCTATATGACAAGGTCCGAATAAGAGTGATATAAAAATAATCTAATGGTTCTAATGGAACTACATCATAAATGCCTTTTTGAATATAAGCCTGATATTGCTGAGGTTGATAATCTTCAGGTTGTAATAATAAAACAGGTAAATTTGGCTGCTCAGATGCTTGAATGAGGGAGAGAGTTTGTTCAATTTTTAGGTCATAAGCGCGACCAAAAATAATAGCATCCCACGGCGTATTTAACTGTTTTTCAAAACTTTTTAAATCATCAAGTAATAATGCCTGAACTTGATAATCATTCCCCAATAATAAATTTAAAATCTGGTTATAACGTAGCTGGTTGTCATCAATAATGAGTAAACGTGTTTCAGTACGTTTTAACTTTTTAGATAATAAAGAGTTTCTCACTTTAGTGCTTCCCATAAATCTTGGCTGCTAGAGTTATTACCCTTTTTCATCATGAACTGATCAAGCAGGCCTTGTTGCTGCTCATTCAAAAGTTCGAAATGAAATTGAATAA
This genomic stretch from Acinetobacter pittii harbors:
- the surE gene encoding 5'/3'-nucleotidase SurE, with amino-acid sequence MNILIANDDGVFAPGIQALAEALRPLGRVVVVAPESERSGFSSALTLDRPLRPIQIAEDVWAVNGTPADCVYLSMNGLFDFEFDLVVSGINSGANLGDDVLYSGTVGAAFEGRLMKQPAIAVSLAGPDVRAYNNKEDYAQAAQWVHDFIASGLPALPPRHIFNVNIPDVPQLKGAQITYQGRRAQSKPITSHVDPRGRQVYWIGLAGEAVTDPQRVSSQIQSDFFAVANGYVSVTPIQMDATNYAVLEDLQLSLSQ
- the ycbZ gene encoding Lon protease family protein, which translates into the protein MTQKLDQVTISTLSLAKTNTTNVTVNAFPSAFEQPDIKMTLDKTALKPEQLTHIPDFEKIPASTKRIKPLNNFLGQDRAKASVEAGISLPYSGYNIFAVGTAGLGKRTMIKRLLQQHAKTMPTPDDWVYVYNFKQARQPIALRFPAGQGTKFQQALHQAWQIILKQLERRFSAETYHNRIERIRQETGDEQQEALVELTKEGEELDLKLISRNEKHGFVPVQLKDDQVQELTQTEIDALNSKQRAEIAANIRYMDKKLERLGLHLGDLEDDARDKVSVLNRDIATQVVMPRMDLILNKYGQVKGLEDYLKQYAQDIIENVELILEQDEDDFAPSMFNRVPARYQANVIVANKPNSGAPVIFEDFPTHYNLLGHVEQLTHNGTITTDFTLIRPGSLHQANGGFLMLEAEQLLEQPYAWQGLKRALKSGQLRLSSLEHMLTLTGSISIEPAAIPLDIKVILMAEPEIYYEILELEPELGSVFKIRADFTDTLQRNETNEQAYMQLIADYVQADKLLPFDRSALAALLTDSSRQAEDQSSLSLHASTLGDLIREAHHHAFKADDKIVTEQHINLALQHRQYRLGYLRELYWQDLSRGTQLIETSGYRLGQINALSVIHYADVEFGLPSRLTASVYQGGGDILDIERSVELGGSLHAKGVLLMSSFLKAHFGREQILHFSAALAFEQSYGQVDGDSATVAELSALISAISQLPIDQSWAITGSMNQLGQVQPIGGVNAKIEGFYDACKLQGLTGKQGVIIPRQNMQHLMLRQDVIDAVRSGQFHIHAIDTIDQALEILMARPVGTLDKKGKYSKHSIYAAVMEQLEYWQAIEDGAEVEEEPKKKKKNKKKIKKHEELTAEDLPQESVEEVATLKQK
- the aaeR gene encoding LysR family transcriptional regulator, which codes for MLDQLRAMGVFACVVEKSSFSGAARELGITTSAVSQQIRSLEHEMDVILLHRSTRKLSLTEAGQAFFSSCQEMLAAAERGKIRINELRDDLIGDLRIATTPDLAVQHLIPALSHWMSAHRGLSVHFEVGHRYIDLIEERIDIAVRMSSTPVEESSSVIPMAFVDQILVASPSYLNQSSPIVHPHDLRDHELLSINVMNESHNFHFQHVKTGETLNVEMQSRLQSNNLQVAKALCQQGHGIARILYLDAQKELKNGSLIELMPDWKLPTFTLYAEVAKHDQQPMKIQRCVEALKQYFSQLAGGRAIQIVR
- the nlpD gene encoding peptidoglycan DD-metalloendopeptidase family protein; translated protein: MHLIGQQSRVHIQKDKIMKIMMLSIAVGFTAVMAGCASKPQINNSSRYAMAPNYYTVRSGDTLSGIAMRYGLDYISIAEMNDIPAPYRIYVNQSLRLKKGSSPRTVSTQVMAQPEQIKRQTIALPTTQPVTPVTPPATTAPSTNTTVTSVAPNSSLRWIKPTNGPVIQGFNLANNVKGIRYGGNQGDPIYAAADGQVVYAADGLKEYGNLVLIKHIDGYISAYAHNSKMLVKSGDNVTAGQKIAEMGSTGASQVMLEFQIRLDGKPINPINLLPK
- a CDS encoding MCR_0457 family protein codes for the protein MKTFAPFFQVLGISITLCTQAVFADEDISTQEADSLIKDDIAATQVLQEICPAFVAKNKKLESNAQKIIAMYLSGYSNKSMTLNTLQNDAEFKTLLNEARLAAKQMDHHEQHELCEEIVNYKE
- a CDS encoding MCR_0457 family protein, whose protein sequence is MFMKKSLVQSLSLVLLMSMATVGFAADKKKTTEKKTENENVVEVTPQQGTTPEELAAIQVLSEICPSLIGKKDTDFAQGYERLVKDYLPNEADAVSALEKRSKDKGFKKYLKEARKDAKAAGDEQNTLVCQDVKAYQSQN